One genomic segment of Marinitoga piezophila KA3 includes these proteins:
- a CDS encoding lipopolysaccharide biosynthesis protein, protein METSREFLKRLGAFSIGPIGAALLGFINVPLQTWLIDPTQLGKASMYSMALGISSLFIYLGFDQAFVREFNVEKDKKNLLWNSFIIPFSFSIIVMITYLYFYEPISKLLFGSVEEYIIKILAFSLPFSIFNRFNNLIIRMKEKAKLFSFIQLLNKIIGLILTIVILLFFNRNFKGIIQAQFLTLILTATITTFINYNYWFYQFKFDKELIKQLMKFGLPIIPSSIILWLLNSMDKIALRIWADFYSIGLYSAAFKIVGMIIIIQTAFLSFWPPTAYRWYENKVKIKKYEEVSNKLNSILTILFALVVLLRNYIVLLLSPEYKDATIIIPFLLFYPIMNTLSETTQIGIGFTRKTYYNILITTVAGGANIIGNFLLVPKYGALGASISTGLSYIIFFWMRTIISNLIWEKMAIKKHFISILLMVIMASLAVVYNNFGIDFIMFLLIIGYHYKEIIWGYNLAKEILLKKS, encoded by the coding sequence ATGGAAACAAGTAGAGAATTTTTAAAAAGATTAGGTGCATTTTCAATTGGACCAATTGGAGCTGCATTATTAGGTTTTATCAATGTTCCCCTCCAAACATGGTTAATTGATCCGACTCAATTAGGGAAAGCTTCTATGTATTCTATGGCGTTAGGGATATCTTCACTATTTATATATTTAGGTTTTGATCAGGCATTTGTAAGAGAATTTAATGTAGAAAAAGATAAGAAGAATTTGTTATGGAATAGTTTTATTATTCCATTTTCTTTTTCTATCATAGTTATGATAACATATTTATACTTTTATGAACCTATTTCAAAATTATTATTTGGTTCTGTAGAAGAATATATAATAAAAATATTAGCATTTTCATTACCTTTCTCTATATTTAATAGATTCAATAATTTAATTATAAGAATGAAAGAAAAAGCCAAATTATTTTCGTTTATTCAGTTACTTAATAAAATTATTGGATTAATTTTAACGATTGTAATTCTGTTATTTTTTAATAGGAATTTTAAAGGGATTATCCAAGCACAATTTTTGACATTAATTCTTACAGCTACTATAACTACTTTTATTAATTATAATTATTGGTTTTATCAATTTAAATTTGACAAAGAATTAATTAAACAACTTATGAAATTTGGATTGCCAATTATTCCATCTTCAATAATATTATGGTTATTAAATTCAATGGATAAAATAGCTCTTAGAATATGGGCTGATTTTTATTCAATTGGATTGTATTCAGCAGCTTTTAAAATAGTAGGGATGATTATTATTATTCAAACAGCTTTTCTTTCGTTTTGGCCTCCAACAGCATATAGATGGTATGAAAATAAAGTAAAAATAAAAAAATATGAAGAAGTTAGTAATAAATTAAATAGTATTTTAACTATTTTATTTGCTTTAGTAGTTTTGCTTAGAAATTATATAGTATTACTTTTATCTCCCGAGTATAAAGATGCAACAATAATAATTCCATTTTTACTTTTTTATCCAATTATGAATACATTATCAGAAACAACTCAAATAGGAATAGGTTTTACAAGAAAAACCTATTATAATATATTAATAACAACAGTTGCCGGTGGAGCTAATATAATTGGTAATTTTTTATTGGTTCCAAAATACGGAGCGCTTGGTGCATCAATTTCTACAGGTCTTTCTTATATAATATTTTTCTGGATGAGAACTATAATTTCAAACTTAATATGGGAAAAAATGGCTATAAAAAAACATTTTATTTCGATATTATTGATGGTAATTATGGCATCATTAGCAGTTGTTTATAATAATTTTGGCATAGATTTTATAATGTTTTTGCTAATTATTGGATATCACTATAAAGAAATAATTTGGGGATATAATTTAGCAAAGGAAATTTTACTAAAAAAATCTTAA
- a CDS encoding glycosyltransferase family 4 protein: MKIVHVSTSDVEGGAAKAAYRLHKALLERGIESKMLVMSKKTDELYIDVAKNNYMEKYFFSNIRKLNEKVIWNKFKNRENPILFSSGKFGIDITKHPYILDANVIHLHWINANYISVKTLKKLKMLNKKIVWTFHDMWPFTGGCHYSSSCRKYEEKCGNCPILKTNNENDITRKIWNEKNKILKDLDITVITCSNWLGECAKKSSLFKEKNIYVVPNVLDNKIFKPIDKSFAREVLNLDKNRKYISFGAMNSTSDPRKGWKYLKEAITLLNEKNPKIKEKLELLVFGTSHSKDIEELPFKIKFMGKVYDEYTLSLLYNASDVFVAPSLEDNLPNTVLESLHCGTPVVAFNIGGMSDMIIHKQNGYLAKYKDSVDLAKGIDWCLKNLNSVYIRNNFNKEQVLNKLLHIYKMG; the protein is encoded by the coding sequence ATGAAAATTGTTCATGTGAGTACTTCAGATGTTGAAGGAGGAGCAGCGAAAGCTGCATATAGATTGCATAAGGCTTTATTAGAACGTGGAATAGAGTCAAAGATGTTAGTTATGTCTAAAAAAACAGATGAATTATATATAGATGTAGCTAAAAATAATTATATGGAAAAATACTTTTTTTCTAATATTAGAAAATTGAATGAAAAAGTTATTTGGAATAAGTTTAAAAATAGAGAGAATCCTATATTATTTTCTAGTGGAAAATTTGGTATAGATATAACAAAACATCCATATATTTTAGATGCAAATGTTATTCATTTACATTGGATTAATGCGAATTATATTTCTGTAAAAACATTAAAAAAATTAAAAATGTTAAATAAAAAGATAGTATGGACATTTCATGATATGTGGCCTTTTACAGGAGGGTGTCATTATAGTTCATCTTGTAGAAAATACGAAGAAAAGTGTGGTAATTGTCCAATTCTTAAAACAAATAATGAAAATGATATAACAAGAAAAATTTGGAATGAAAAAAATAAAATATTAAAAGATTTAGACATTACGGTAATAACTTGTAGTAATTGGTTAGGTGAGTGTGCTAAAAAAAGCTCTTTGTTCAAAGAAAAAAATATTTATGTAGTTCCAAATGTTTTAGATAATAAAATTTTTAAACCTATTGATAAAAGTTTTGCAAGAGAGGTATTAAATTTAGATAAAAATAGAAAATATATTAGTTTTGGAGCAATGAATTCTACAAGTGATCCAAGAAAAGGTTGGAAATATTTAAAAGAAGCTATTACTTTATTGAATGAAAAAAATCCTAAAATTAAAGAAAAACTAGAATTATTAGTTTTTGGTACAAGTCATTCTAAAGATATAGAAGAATTACCGTTTAAAATAAAGTTTATGGGGAAAGTATACGATGAATATACACTTTCATTATTATACAATGCATCAGATGTTTTTGTAGCTCCATCATTAGAAGATAATTTACCTAATACTGTACTTGAAAGTTTACATTGTGGAACGCCAGTTGTTGCTTTTAATATTGGAGGAATGTCAGATATGATAATTCATAAACAAAATGGATATTTAGCAAAATATAAAGATTCTGTTGATTTAGCAAAAGGAATCGATTGGTGTTTAAAAAATTTAAATAGCGTATATATAAGAAATAATTTTAATAAAGAGCAAGTTTTAAACAAATTATTGCATATTTATAAAATGGGATAA
- a CDS encoding polysaccharide pyruvyl transferase family protein: protein MKKICIIGWYGTETLGDRAILAGLFSFFKEVFGDFEINLGSLYPDYSERMLFEDKSLYKYILGKNLKIKMFNSKNKKELKKAINNSDYVFMGGGPIMHIGPLYMINYAFKYAKKIKKKTGILGCGIGPLFSTEYKKLAIKIIKNSDIIILRDEKSKQNILNISNELGITIKKDKIKTSLDPATKLVLEYKRKNKVFNNPKNYIIVNLRDFPSEYSQNEIKNKVNKTLITFIKDLSEKFNDFRILLVPMHYYFIGNDDRKFLNKIKLKNFGLDNVEIQNEILTLEETMELFRNAFFNIGMRFHSVVLQTILSGKNYILDYTEPQKGKISGFINEIDENDFYNNRYINLQQINNESINIDKFIINENEQNKLNLEKLLKKLDIYIEELNKLLREG, encoded by the coding sequence GAAACACTTGGAGATAGAGCAATTCTTGCAGGATTGTTTTCTTTTTTTAAAGAAGTCTTTGGAGATTTTGAAATAAATTTAGGTTCTTTGTATCCAGATTATTCTGAAAGAATGTTATTTGAAGATAAAAGTTTGTATAAATATATTTTAGGTAAAAATTTAAAAATAAAAATGTTTAATTCTAAAAATAAAAAAGAATTAAAAAAGGCTATAAATAATTCTGATTATGTTTTCATGGGTGGAGGACCTATTATGCATATAGGTCCATTATATATGATAAATTATGCTTTTAAATATGCAAAAAAAATTAAAAAAAAAACTGGGATATTAGGTTGTGGAATAGGTCCGTTGTTTTCTACTGAATATAAAAAATTAGCTATAAAAATAATAAAAAATTCAGATATTATTATTTTAAGGGATGAAAAATCTAAACAAAATATTTTAAATATTTCAAATGAATTGGGAATAACTATTAAAAAAGATAAAATAAAAACTTCACTTGATCCTGCTACAAAGCTTGTTTTGGAATATAAAAGAAAAAATAAGGTATTTAATAATCCAAAAAATTATATAATTGTGAATTTGAGGGATTTTCCTTCAGAATACTCACAGAATGAAATTAAAAATAAAGTAAATAAAACATTGATTACATTTATTAAGGATTTATCTGAAAAATTTAATGATTTTCGTATCCTTTTGGTTCCAATGCATTATTATTTTATAGGAAATGATGATAGAAAATTTCTCAATAAAATAAAATTAAAGAATTTTGGATTGGATAATGTTGAAATTCAAAATGAAATCCTAACTTTAGAAGAAACTATGGAGCTTTTTAGGAATGCTTTTTTTAATATAGGTATGAGATTTCATTCTGTGGTATTACAAACTATATTAAGTGGAAAAAATTATATTTTAGATTATACTGAACCCCAAAAAGGAAAAATTTCAGGATTTATAAATGAAATTGATGAGAATGATTTTTATAATAATAGATATATAAACTTACAGCAAATCAACAATGAAAGTATTAATATAGATAAATTTATTATAAATGAAAATGAACAAAACAAATTAAATTTAGAAAAGTTGCTTAAAAAATTAGATATTTATATAGAAGAACTTAATAAATTATTGAGAGAGGGATAA
- a CDS encoding McrB family protein produces the protein MENEVMFEEIVEYEDYKNWAKKDKINFLNEKFGTNNSILKGTIQLASSEKYFLITNLRNIENDIIINPFNNEILRNTICLCENVDSFLLKRNLKVGDEVIFKFTIPFSQHEDKNKLIIAKSKTVYKVTNIMEILDNIDNNVKEKEIFSAVNLIEFLEQIREKDFGNKINSIINERILLVNKNIDNYLKEIKNKIQTQEERLKELENIVSEKEFEIKELEILRNKYIELGILNEDNVNEKKEEIIKEEYIDIKDKKEQIDYIQKYLALNKGLYYDDHILKRFFLALHTNQIIILSGEPGTGKTSLVRGFSEAISAKHKIISVQPNWTDNQDLLGFYNPIENVYVPTPFLDAIIEAKENQDRLYILCLDEMNLSHVEYYFSEFLSKIQSDKILDLYSKKIYDENLKELNMKWEKYLKYENKESLKEELSNEEFNEFLALKRRYNLLKKYKAQVEIPDNIRFVGTVNKDETTKSLSPKVIDRSFVIEVKEYDENLVSKFSELEKENYQKRLYLKESDFKMESKDILDEIKEELEEIKLIFKKMRVYLNNRFDNQVKQILGNDYIDRDDLLDYIISSMILPKINISINERNEQIIDEISKLLEKTKVSKVIFDEMKEFAETEYILTFWR, from the coding sequence ATGGAAAATGAAGTGATGTTTGAAGAGATTGTGGAATATGAAGATTATAAAAATTGGGCAAAAAAGGATAAGATTAATTTTTTAAATGAAAAGTTTGGTACTAATAATAGCATATTAAAAGGAACTATCCAACTTGCAAGTAGTGAAAAATATTTTTTGATAACTAATTTGAGAAATATAGAAAATGATATTATTATTAATCCTTTCAATAATGAGATTTTAAGAAATACGATTTGTTTGTGTGAAAATGTAGATAGTTTTTTATTAAAGAGAAATTTGAAGGTTGGAGATGAAGTAATTTTTAAATTTACAATTCCTTTTTCTCAACATGAAGATAAAAATAAACTTATAATTGCAAAAAGTAAGACAGTTTATAAGGTTACAAATATTATGGAGATTTTGGATAATATAGATAATAACGTTAAAGAAAAAGAAATTTTTAGCGCAGTGAACTTAATAGAATTTCTAGAGCAAATAAGAGAGAAAGATTTTGGAAATAAAATAAATTCTATTATTAATGAGAGAATATTGTTGGTAAATAAAAATATAGATAATTATTTGAAAGAAATAAAAAATAAGATTCAGACCCAAGAAGAAAGATTAAAAGAACTTGAAAATATAGTTAGTGAAAAAGAATTTGAAATTAAAGAGCTTGAAATTTTAAGAAATAAATATATTGAGTTGGGTATTTTGAATGAGGATAATGTTAATGAAAAAAAAGAGGAGATTATTAAAGAAGAATATATAGATATTAAAGATAAAAAAGAGCAAATTGATTATATACAAAAATATTTAGCGTTAAATAAAGGATTGTATTATGATGATCATATTTTAAAACGTTTCTTTTTGGCTCTTCATACTAATCAAATAATAATTTTAAGTGGTGAGCCCGGAACTGGTAAAACAAGTTTAGTTAGAGGATTTTCAGAAGCAATTTCTGCAAAACATAAGATAATATCTGTTCAGCCTAATTGGACTGATAATCAGGATTTATTAGGGTTTTATAATCCAATAGAAAATGTTTATGTTCCAACACCTTTTTTAGATGCTATTATTGAAGCTAAGGAAAATCAGGATAGATTGTATATATTATGTTTAGATGAAATGAATTTATCTCATGTTGAGTATTATTTTTCTGAATTTTTAAGTAAAATTCAATCAGATAAAATATTGGATTTATATAGTAAAAAGATTTATGATGAGAATTTGAAAGAGTTAAATATGAAATGGGAAAAATATTTAAAATATGAAAATAAGGAATCTTTAAAGGAAGAACTTTCAAATGAAGAATTCAATGAATTTTTAGCTCTTAAAAGAAGATATAATTTGTTAAAAAAATATAAGGCTCAAGTGGAAATACCTGATAATATAAGATTTGTTGGAACTGTGAATAAGGATGAGACTACAAAGAGTTTAAGCCCTAAGGTTATAGATAGAAGTTTTGTTATAGAAGTTAAGGAATATGATGAGAATTTAGTTTCTAAATTTTCTGAATTAGAAAAGGAAAATTATCAAAAACGGTTATATTTAAAAGAATCAGATTTTAAAATGGAATCTAAAGATATTTTGGACGAAATAAAAGAAGAGTTGGAGGAAATAAAATTAATATTTAAAAAAATGAGGGTTTATTTAAATAATAGATTTGATAATCAAGTAAAACAAATTTTAGGAAATGATTATATTGACAGAGATGATTTGTTAGATTATATAATTTCAAGCATGATTTTACCTAAAATAAATATAAGTATTAATGAAAGAAATGAACAAATAATCGATGAAATATCTAAATTGTTGGAAAAAACTAAAGTATCAAAAGTTATTTTTGATGAGATGAAGGAATTTGCAGAAACAGAGTATATACTTACCTTCTGGAGGTAA